Proteins encoded together in one Mycobacterium simiae window:
- the nuoE gene encoding NADH-quinone oxidoreductase subunit NuoE: protein MSEPNVSGSGERVFLRLGPPPEEPNQFVVEGAPQSYSPEVQARLEVDAKEIIGRYPNKRSALLPLLHLVQAQDSYLTPAGLEFCGRQLGLTGAEVSAVASFYTMYRRGPTGDYLVGVCTNTLCAVMGGDAIFDSLKEHLGIGNDETTQDGSVTLQHIECNAACDFAPVVMVNWEFFDNQTPESARDLVDSLRAGKPATPTRGAPLCVFRETSRILAGLPDERPDQGQGGAGPATLAGLQVAKEHGMKAPDAPTTPTGEGD, encoded by the coding sequence CAACCAATTCGTGGTTGAGGGTGCCCCGCAGTCATATTCGCCGGAGGTCCAAGCCCGGCTGGAGGTCGACGCCAAGGAAATCATCGGGCGCTACCCCAACAAGCGATCCGCCCTGCTGCCGTTGCTGCACCTGGTCCAGGCGCAAGACTCCTACCTGACGCCGGCCGGCCTCGAGTTCTGCGGCCGACAACTCGGCCTGACCGGCGCCGAGGTTTCGGCGGTCGCGAGTTTCTACACCATGTACCGGCGCGGACCCACCGGGGATTACCTGGTCGGTGTCTGCACCAACACGCTGTGCGCGGTGATGGGCGGCGACGCGATATTCGACAGTCTCAAAGAGCATCTCGGTATCGGTAACGACGAGACGACCCAGGACGGGTCGGTCACGCTGCAGCACATCGAATGCAACGCCGCCTGCGATTTCGCGCCGGTGGTGATGGTGAACTGGGAATTCTTCGACAACCAGACACCCGAATCGGCGCGTGATCTCGTTGACTCGTTGCGGGCCGGCAAGCCCGCGACGCCGACTCGCGGCGCACCGCTGTGCGTGTTCCGGGAGACGTCGCGCATCCTGGCCGGCCTGCCCGACGAACGGCCCGACCAAGGCCAGGGGGGCGCCGGGCCGGCCACGTTGGCCGGACTGCAGGTGGCCAAGGAGCACGGCATGAAGGCGCCGGACGCCCCAACGACGCCGACCGGGGAAGGAGACTGA
- the nuoF gene encoding NADH-quinone oxidoreductase subunit NuoF — MAAPTAPSDQATPLTPVISRYWDDPESWTLQTYLRHDGYQALKKALAMPPDDVIATVKDSGLRGRGGAGFSTGTKWSFIPQGDTGAAAKPHYLVVNADESEPGTCKDIPLMLATPHVLVEGVIIAAYAIRASHAFIYVRGEVVPVLRRLQNAVAEAYAAGYLGRDIDGSGFDLELVVHAGAGAYICGEETALLDSLEGRRGQPRLRPPFPAVAGLYGCPTVINNVETIASVPSIILNGVEWFRSMGSEKSPGFTLYSLSGHVTRPGQYEAPLGITLRELLAYAGGVRAGHRLKFWTPGGSSTPLLTDEHLDVPLDYEGVGGVGSMLGTKALEIFDETTCVVRAVRRWTYFYKHESCGKCTPCREGTFWLDQIYTRLETGRGTHEDLDKLLDISDAILGKSFCALGDGAASPVMSSIKHFRDEYIAHVEGGGCPFDPRDAMLTANGKA, encoded by the coding sequence ATGGCCGCCCCCACCGCGCCCAGCGACCAGGCGACACCGCTGACCCCGGTGATCAGCCGGTACTGGGACGACCCCGAGTCGTGGACGTTGCAGACCTATTTGCGCCACGACGGTTACCAGGCGCTGAAAAAAGCGCTCGCCATGCCGCCCGACGACGTGATCGCCACGGTCAAAGACTCCGGCCTGCGTGGCCGCGGCGGCGCCGGCTTCTCGACCGGCACCAAATGGTCGTTCATCCCGCAGGGCGACACCGGCGCGGCAGCCAAACCTCACTACCTGGTGGTCAACGCCGACGAGTCGGAACCCGGCACCTGCAAAGACATTCCGCTGATGCTGGCGACCCCGCACGTACTCGTCGAAGGCGTCATCATCGCCGCGTACGCCATTCGGGCCAGCCACGCCTTCATTTACGTGCGCGGTGAAGTCGTGCCGGTGCTGCGCCGCCTGCAGAACGCGGTGGCCGAGGCCTACGCCGCCGGCTACCTGGGCCGTGACATCGACGGGTCCGGTTTCGATCTCGAGCTGGTGGTGCACGCCGGCGCCGGAGCGTACATCTGCGGTGAGGAAACGGCGCTGCTGGACTCCCTGGAAGGCCGGCGCGGTCAGCCCCGGCTGCGCCCACCGTTTCCCGCGGTGGCTGGCCTATACGGCTGCCCCACGGTGATCAACAACGTGGAGACCATCGCCAGCGTCCCGTCGATCATCCTCAATGGAGTCGAATGGTTCCGGTCCATGGGCAGCGAGAAATCGCCTGGTTTCACCCTGTATTCGCTGTCCGGGCACGTCACCCGCCCCGGCCAGTACGAGGCCCCGCTGGGAATCACATTGCGGGAGCTGCTCGCCTACGCCGGCGGGGTCCGCGCGGGGCATCGGCTGAAGTTTTGGACGCCTGGTGGCTCGTCCACCCCGCTGCTCACCGACGAACATCTGGACGTACCACTGGATTACGAGGGCGTGGGTGGCGTCGGATCGATGTTGGGCACCAAGGCACTGGAGATCTTCGACGAGACCACTTGCGTGGTGCGGGCGGTGCGGCGCTGGACCTACTTCTACAAACACGAGTCCTGCGGAAAATGCACACCGTGTCGTGAGGGCACCTTCTGGCTGGATCAGATTTACACACGGCTGGAAACCGGTCGTGGGACCCACGAGGATCTCGACAAACTGCTGGATATTTCGGACGCGATTCTCGGAAAGTCGTTCTGCGCGTTGGGCGACGGCGCGGCCAGCCCGGTGATGTCATCGATCAAGCATTTCCGCGATGAGTACATCGCCCACGTCGAGGGCGGCGGCTGTCCGTTCGACCCACGAGACGCCATGCTTACCGCGAACGGAAAGGCCTGA
- a CDS encoding NADH-quinone oxidoreductase subunit G: MTSAAKTQTGGDEATPPDMVNLTIDGVEVSVPKGTLVIRAAELMGIQIPRFCDHPLLDPVGACRQCLVEVEGQRKPLASCTTVCTDDMVVRTQLTSEAADKAQHGVMELLLINHPLDCPMCDKGGECPLQNQAMSNGRTDSRFEDVKRTFAKPINISSQVLLDRERCILCARCTRFSEQIAGDPFIDMQERGALQQVGIYANEPFDSYFSGNTVQICPVGALTGAAYRFRARPFDLVSSPSVCEHCAGGCAERTDHRRGKVLRRLAGDDPEVNEEWNCDKGRWAFRYATQPDVLTTPLVRDPDGTLQPASWAHAIVVATRGLEAARGRTGVLVGGRATWEDAYAYAKFARIALDTNDIDFRARPYSAEETEFLSARIAGRPLTVTYSDLESAPVVLLVGFEPEDEAPIVFLRLRKAARKRGVPIYAVAPFATRALQKMSGRLLQTAPGAEPSTLDGLATGEVGDLLSTAGAVIMVGERMATVPGGLSAVARLADATGARLAWVPRRAGERGALEAGALPGLLPGGRLVTDEAARAQVAAAWNVDELPSAPGRDVDGILAAATDGSLGALLVGGIEPGDFAAPDSVLAALDAARFVVSLELRRSEVTDRADVVFPVAPTTQKAGAFVNWEGRFRPFEAALRGITRQAAQSDHQILDTLADEMGVYLGMTTVATAREEIAALGNWDGKRGTSPSVQAPQPPQPGAGEAVLTGWRLMLDNGRLQDGEPHLAGTARKPVTRLSAATAAEIGAAAGDTVTVSTPRGSIRLPLDITDMPDRVVWLPLNSPGSAVQRDLDVTAGSIVRIGVDQ, from the coding sequence ATGACTTCAGCGGCCAAAACGCAGACCGGTGGTGACGAGGCGACGCCGCCGGACATGGTCAACCTGACCATCGACGGCGTCGAAGTCAGTGTCCCGAAGGGAACTCTGGTGATTCGCGCGGCCGAGTTGATGGGCATCCAGATTCCGCGGTTCTGCGACCACCCGCTGCTCGACCCGGTCGGGGCCTGCCGGCAGTGCCTGGTCGAGGTCGAGGGCCAGCGCAAGCCACTGGCGTCGTGCACCACCGTCTGCACCGACGACATGGTGGTGCGTACCCAGCTGACCTCCGAAGCCGCCGACAAGGCCCAACACGGCGTGATGGAACTACTGCTGATCAATCATCCGCTGGACTGCCCGATGTGCGACAAGGGCGGTGAATGCCCACTGCAAAACCAGGCGATGTCCAACGGCCGCACCGATTCTCGCTTCGAAGATGTCAAGCGCACCTTCGCCAAGCCGATCAATATCTCCTCGCAGGTCCTGTTGGACCGAGAACGCTGCATCCTGTGCGCACGCTGCACGAGATTTTCCGAGCAGATCGCCGGTGACCCATTCATCGACATGCAGGAACGCGGCGCGCTCCAGCAGGTGGGCATCTACGCGAACGAGCCGTTCGACTCGTACTTCTCGGGCAACACGGTGCAGATCTGCCCCGTCGGCGCACTGACCGGCGCCGCCTACCGCTTCCGGGCGCGCCCGTTCGACCTCGTCTCCAGCCCCAGTGTGTGCGAGCACTGCGCCGGCGGGTGCGCCGAGCGCACCGATCACCGCCGCGGCAAAGTGCTGCGCCGCCTGGCCGGGGACGACCCCGAGGTCAACGAGGAATGGAACTGCGACAAGGGCCGGTGGGCGTTCCGATACGCCACCCAGCCCGACGTGCTCACCACTCCCCTGGTTCGGGACCCCGACGGCACGCTGCAGCCGGCGTCGTGGGCACACGCGATCGTGGTCGCCACCCGCGGGCTCGAGGCCGCCCGCGGGCGCACCGGCGTGCTCGTCGGCGGTCGGGCCACCTGGGAAGACGCCTACGCCTACGCCAAATTTGCGCGAATCGCGTTGGACACCAACGACATCGACTTCCGCGCTCGCCCCTACTCGGCCGAAGAGACGGAGTTCCTGTCGGCGCGGATCGCGGGCCGACCGCTCACGGTCACCTACTCCGACCTGGAATCGGCGCCGGTGGTGCTGCTGGTCGGATTCGAGCCCGAGGACGAAGCTCCGATCGTGTTCCTGCGGCTGCGCAAAGCCGCCCGCAAGCGGGGCGTGCCGATCTACGCGGTCGCCCCCTTCGCCACCCGCGCGTTGCAGAAAATGTCGGGCCGATTGCTGCAAACCGCTCCGGGTGCCGAGCCGTCGACGTTGGACGGGCTGGCCACCGGCGAGGTCGGCGACCTGTTGTCGACGGCCGGGGCGGTCATCATGGTCGGCGAGCGAATGGCCACGGTGCCCGGCGGACTGTCCGCGGTCGCCCGGCTGGCCGATGCAACCGGGGCGCGTCTGGCGTGGGTGCCGCGACGCGCCGGGGAACGTGGCGCGCTGGAGGCCGGAGCCCTGCCCGGGTTGCTGCCCGGTGGTCGCCTCGTCACCGACGAGGCCGCCCGCGCACAGGTCGCTGCGGCGTGGAACGTCGACGAATTGCCTTCTGCGCCAGGGCGTGACGTCGACGGAATCCTGGCCGCCGCGACGGACGGAAGTTTGGGCGCTCTGCTGGTCGGCGGCATCGAGCCCGGCGACTTCGCCGCTCCCGACTCGGTACTGGCCGCGCTGGACGCCGCCCGCTTCGTCGTCAGCCTAGAACTGCGGCGCAGTGAGGTCACCGACCGCGCCGACGTGGTGTTCCCGGTCGCGCCGACGACGCAGAAGGCCGGCGCATTCGTCAACTGGGAGGGCCGGTTCCGGCCCTTCGAGGCCGCGCTGCGCGGCATCACCCGACAAGCCGCCCAATCCGACCATCAGATTCTCGACACGCTGGCCGACGAGATGGGTGTTTACCTGGGTATGACCACCGTCGCCACCGCCCGCGAGGAGATCGCCGCGCTGGGTAACTGGGACGGTAAACGCGGAACCAGCCCGTCGGTGCAGGCACCCCAGCCGCCGCAGCCGGGCGCAGGAGAAGCCGTGCTGACCGGCTGGCGGCTGATGCTGGACAACGGCCGGCTGCAGGACGGCGAGCCGCATCTGGCCGGGACGGCGCGCAAGCCCGTGACTCGACTCTCGGCCGCTACGGCCGCCGAGATCGGTGCCGCCGCGGGGGACACGGTCACGGTGAGCACACCTCGCGGCTCGATCCGCTTGCCGCTGGACATCACTGACATGCCCGACCGGGTGGTGTGGTTGCCGCTGAACTCGCCCGGTTCGGCGGTCCAGCGGGACCTGGACGTCACCGCCGGCAGCATCGTGCGGATCGGAGTGGACCAATGA
- the nuoH gene encoding NADH-quinone oxidoreductase subunit NuoH, whose protein sequence is MTGFGHDTWWLVLGKSLAIFVFLMLNVLVAILLERKILGWMQRRPGPNRAGPWGVLQSLADGIKLALKESITPGGVDKFVYFAAPVFSVIPAFTAFAFIPFGPEVSVFGHRTPLQLTDLPVAVLFILGLSAIGVYGIVLGGWASGSTYPLLGGVRSTAQVISYEVAMGLSFAAVFLFAGTMSTSGIIKAQDGLWYVFLLLPSFIIYLISMVGETNRAPFDLPEAEGELVAGFHTEYSSLKFAMFMLAEYVNMMTVSSLATVLFFGGWHAPWPLNLWEGANTGWWPLIWFTAKMWTFLFIYMWLRASLPRLRYDQFMGLGWKLLIPVSLVWVLIAGIIRSLRNQGYAHWTPLLVVCSIVVSVVLISLLSKPFKAPADRALKRELRKQRDALPPPAAFPTPPLPGKVLTSSVSASKENAHG, encoded by the coding sequence TTGACCGGCTTCGGCCACGACACCTGGTGGCTGGTGCTCGGTAAATCACTCGCCATATTCGTGTTCCTGATGCTCAACGTGCTGGTCGCGATTTTGCTCGAGCGCAAGATCCTCGGTTGGATGCAACGGCGGCCCGGCCCCAATCGGGCCGGACCGTGGGGGGTTCTGCAAAGCCTGGCCGACGGGATCAAGCTGGCCTTAAAGGAAAGCATCACCCCGGGCGGCGTCGACAAGTTCGTTTACTTTGCCGCGCCGGTTTTTTCGGTCATCCCGGCGTTTACCGCCTTCGCGTTCATCCCGTTCGGTCCTGAAGTATCGGTGTTCGGTCACCGCACCCCGCTGCAGTTGACCGACCTGCCGGTCGCGGTGCTGTTCATTCTGGGGCTGTCCGCGATCGGGGTGTACGGCATCGTGCTGGGCGGTTGGGCATCGGGATCGACGTACCCGCTTTTGGGCGGGGTGCGCTCCACCGCCCAGGTAATCTCGTACGAGGTCGCGATGGGGTTGTCGTTCGCGGCGGTCTTCCTGTTCGCCGGCACCATGTCGACGTCGGGCATCATCAAGGCGCAGGACGGCCTCTGGTACGTGTTCCTGCTGCTGCCGTCGTTCATCATCTATCTGATTTCGATGGTCGGCGAAACCAACCGCGCCCCTTTCGACTTGCCCGAGGCCGAAGGCGAACTGGTCGCCGGATTCCACACCGAATACTCGTCGCTGAAGTTCGCGATGTTCATGCTCGCCGAATACGTCAACATGATGACGGTCTCCTCGCTTGCGACCGTCCTGTTCTTCGGCGGTTGGCATGCGCCCTGGCCGCTCAACCTGTGGGAGGGCGCCAATACCGGTTGGTGGCCGCTGATCTGGTTCACCGCCAAGATGTGGACCTTCCTGTTCATTTACATGTGGCTGCGGGCCTCGCTGCCACGGCTGCGGTACGACCAGTTCATGGGCCTGGGCTGGAAGTTGCTGATCCCGGTCTCGCTGGTCTGGGTGTTGATCGCCGGCATCATCCGGTCGCTGCGCAACCAGGGTTACGCGCACTGGACGCCGCTGCTGGTGGTCTGCAGCATCGTCGTCTCCGTCGTCCTGATCTCGTTGCTCAGCAAGCCTTTCAAGGCACCCGCCGACCGCGCCTTGAAGCGTGAGCTGCGCAAGCAGCGCGACGCGCTGCCGCCGCCCGCGGCGTTTCCGACACCTCCCCTGCCGGGCAAGGTCTTGACGTCATCGGTCAGTGCCAGCAAGGAGAACGCGCATGGCTAA
- a CDS encoding NADH-quinone oxidoreductase subunit J: MTGHLLATTLASDTIVRTSTGEAVAFWLLGALALIGAIGVVMSVNAVYSAMFLAMTMIVLAVFYMIQDALFLGVVQVVVYTGAVMMLFLFVLMLIGVDSAESLKETLRGQRIAAVITGVGFGVLLIAAIGSVATGGFVGLTTANANGNVEGLAALIFSRYLWAFELTSALLITAAVGAMVLAHRERFERRKTQRELSEERFRSGGRPTPLPNPGVYARRNAVDVAALLPDGSYSQESVSSLLRARAADGTTTPQALKGGTS, translated from the coding sequence ATGACTGGGCACCTGCTCGCCACCACGCTGGCGAGTGACACCATCGTGCGCACCTCGACCGGCGAAGCAGTTGCGTTCTGGCTGCTGGGTGCCTTGGCGCTGATCGGCGCGATCGGGGTGGTGATGTCCGTCAACGCCGTGTACTCGGCGATGTTCCTGGCGATGACCATGATCGTCCTCGCCGTCTTCTACATGATTCAGGACGCCCTGTTTCTCGGTGTGGTGCAAGTCGTGGTCTACACCGGCGCGGTGATGATGCTGTTCCTGTTCGTGCTCATGCTGATCGGCGTGGACTCCGCGGAATCACTGAAGGAGACACTGCGCGGGCAGCGCATCGCCGCAGTGATCACCGGAGTCGGTTTCGGCGTCCTGCTGATCGCCGCTATTGGGAGCGTTGCCACCGGCGGCTTCGTCGGCCTGACCACGGCCAACGCCAACGGCAACGTGGAAGGCCTGGCGGCACTGATCTTTTCGCGCTACCTGTGGGCATTCGAGTTGACCAGCGCGCTGCTGATCACCGCCGCGGTCGGGGCCATGGTGCTCGCGCACCGCGAACGTTTCGAACGCCGCAAGACACAGCGCGAACTGTCCGAAGAGCGGTTCCGCTCCGGTGGACGCCCCACACCGTTGCCCAACCCGGGCGTCTATGCACGCCGCAACGCGGTCGACGTGGCCGCGTTGTTGCCGGACGGCTCGTACTCACAGGAGTCGGTGTCGAGCTTGCTGCGCGCCCGCGCCGCGGACGGCACGACAACCCCGCAAGCCCTCAAAGGCGGTACTTCATGA
- the nuoK gene encoding NADH-quinone oxidoreductase subunit NuoK, translated as MNPANYLYLSALLFTIGAAGVLLRRNAIVMFMCVELMLNAVNLAFVTFARLHGHLDGQMIAFFTMVVAACEVVIGLAIIMTIFRARKSASVDDANLLKG; from the coding sequence ATGAACCCGGCCAACTACCTGTACCTCTCGGCGCTGCTGTTCACGATCGGAGCCGCGGGTGTGCTGTTGCGGCGCAATGCCATCGTGATGTTCATGTGCGTCGAGCTGATGCTCAACGCCGTCAACCTGGCGTTCGTCACGTTCGCCCGCCTGCACGGCCACCTGGACGGGCAGATGATCGCGTTCTTCACGATGGTGGTGGCCGCGTGCGAGGTCGTCATCGGCCTGGCCATCATCATGACGATTTTCCGTGCCCGCAAATCCGCGTCGGTCGACGACGCCAACCTCCTCAAAGGCTGA
- the nuoL gene encoding NADH-quinone oxidoreductase subunit L, whose amino-acid sequence MTSFENHYTWLLVALPLAGAAILLFGGRRTDAWGHWLGVLAALGSFGVGATLLSELLSRDSANRVIHQRLFTWIPVNDFQVDLGLQIDQLSVCFVLLISGVGSLIHIYSVAYMAEDPDRRRFFGYLNLFLASMLLLVVADNYLVLYVGWEGVGLASYLLIGFWYHKPSAATAAKKAFVMNRVGDAGLAVGMFLMFSTFGTLSYAGVFAGATAAGPGKTGVLTAMGLLLLLGACAKSAQVPLQAWLGDAMEGPTPVSALIHAATMVTAGVYLIVRSNPLYNLAPGAQLGVVLIGVITLLFGAFIGCAKDDIKRALAASTMSQIGYMVLAAGLGPAGYAFAIMHLLTHGFFKAGLFLGSGSIIHAMHEEQDMRRYGGLRAALPITFVTFGLGYLAIIGVPPFAGFYSKDAIIEAALADGGARGYTLGGAALLGAGVTAFYMTRVMLMTFFGEKRWAPGSHPHEAPALMSGPMILLAFGSVFSGGLFAIGGTLPHWLEPVVGAHEESTHALPAWISTTLALGVVAVGILVAYQKYGRADIPRVAPVQVSALTAAARRDLYGDAFNEEVFMRPGAQLTEALVEVDNAGVDGSVSALATLVSRTSNRLRALQTGFARSYALSMLAGATLLVALILAVQLW is encoded by the coding sequence GTGACTAGTTTCGAGAATCACTACACCTGGCTGTTGGTCGCATTACCGCTGGCGGGCGCCGCAATCCTGCTGTTCGGCGGCAGACGCACCGACGCGTGGGGACATTGGCTGGGCGTCCTTGCCGCGTTGGGATCGTTCGGAGTCGGCGCAACGCTGTTGTCGGAGTTACTCAGTCGCGACAGTGCCAATCGCGTCATCCATCAGCGACTGTTCACCTGGATCCCGGTCAACGATTTCCAGGTGGACCTCGGGCTGCAGATCGACCAGCTGTCGGTGTGTTTCGTGTTGCTGATTTCCGGTGTGGGATCGCTGATCCACATCTACTCGGTTGCCTACATGGCCGAAGACCCGGACCGCAGAAGGTTTTTCGGCTACCTCAACCTGTTCTTGGCCTCGATGCTGCTGCTGGTCGTCGCCGACAACTACCTGGTGCTCTACGTCGGCTGGGAAGGCGTCGGCCTGGCGTCATATTTGCTGATCGGTTTCTGGTACCACAAGCCGTCGGCGGCCACCGCCGCCAAGAAGGCGTTCGTGATGAACCGGGTCGGCGACGCCGGTCTGGCCGTCGGAATGTTCCTGATGTTCAGCACCTTCGGAACGCTCTCGTACGCGGGTGTATTCGCCGGAGCGACCGCGGCGGGCCCCGGCAAAACCGGCGTCCTGACCGCCATGGGCTTGCTCCTGCTGCTCGGCGCCTGCGCCAAGTCCGCGCAGGTCCCGCTGCAGGCCTGGCTGGGTGACGCGATGGAAGGCCCGACGCCGGTGTCCGCGCTGATCCACGCCGCCACCATGGTGACCGCGGGTGTGTACCTGATCGTGCGGTCCAACCCGCTGTACAACCTGGCACCCGGCGCGCAACTGGGCGTGGTGCTGATCGGTGTCATCACGCTGCTGTTCGGGGCGTTCATCGGCTGCGCCAAGGACGACATCAAACGCGCGCTGGCCGCCTCGACGATGAGCCAGATCGGCTACATGGTGTTGGCCGCCGGCCTCGGTCCGGCGGGTTACGCCTTCGCGATCATGCACCTGCTCACCCACGGCTTCTTCAAGGCCGGCCTGTTCCTGGGCTCGGGCTCGATCATCCACGCGATGCACGAAGAACAGGACATGCGCCGCTACGGCGGCCTGCGCGCAGCTCTGCCGATCACCTTCGTCACGTTCGGGCTGGGTTACCTCGCGATCATCGGCGTGCCGCCGTTCGCCGGCTTTTACTCCAAGGACGCCATCATCGAAGCGGCGCTAGCCGACGGTGGTGCCCGCGGTTACACACTGGGCGGCGCCGCACTGCTCGGCGCCGGCGTCACCGCGTTCTACATGACGCGAGTGATGCTGATGACCTTCTTCGGCGAAAAACGTTGGGCACCGGGCAGTCACCCGCACGAGGCCCCGGCGCTGATGAGCGGACCGATGATCCTGCTCGCCTTCGGCTCGGTGTTCTCCGGTGGCCTGTTCGCCATTGGCGGCACCCTGCCGCACTGGCTGGAGCCGGTCGTCGGAGCGCACGAGGAAAGTACGCACGCGCTGCCCGCCTGGATCAGCACCACGCTGGCGTTGGGGGTCGTCGCGGTCGGAATCCTGGTCGCGTATCAGAAGTACGGCAGAGCCGACATCCCCAGAGTCGCACCCGTCCAGGTGTCGGCACTCACCGCCGCCGCACGGAGAGACCTCTACGGCGATGCCTTCAACGAGGAGGTGTTCATGCGCCCTGGCGCGCAGCTGACCGAGGCGCTGGTCGAGGTCGACAACGCCGGCGTGGACGGCTCGGTCAGCGCCTTGGCCACACTAGTCAGCCGGACCTCGAACCGCCTGCGCGCCTTGCAAACCGGGTTCGCCCGGTCCTACGCGCTCTCGATGTTGGCGGGCGCCACCCTGTTGGTCGCGCTGATCCTGGCGGTGCAACTGTGGTGA
- a CDS encoding NADH-quinone oxidoreductase subunit M encodes MVNVPWLSVLWLVPLAGSVLIILMPPGMRQLAKWTGVVVSLATLGVAIVVAVGFRTGGAPYQFLEKHAWIPSFGAGYNLGVDGIAVVLVLLTAILIPLLLVAGWNDGGERTRGVHAYVALTLAIESMVLISVIALDVLLFYVFFEAMLIPMYFLIGGFGKGAGRSRAAVKFLLYNLFGGLIMLAAVIGLYVVTEQHGGGTFDFREIVTGVSSGRFAGVDPAVFKALFLGFMFAFAVKAPLWPFHRWLPDACVEATPATAVLITAVMDKVGTFGMLRYCLQLFPDASTYFRPLIVTLAIIGVIYGAIVAIGQKDMMRLIAYTSISHFGFIIAGIFVMTSQGQSGSTLYMLNHGLSTAAVFLIAGFLVSRRGSRVIADYGGVQKVAPILAGTFLVSAMATLSLPGLAPFISEFLVLLGTFNRYWLAGAFGATALVLAAIYMLWLYQRVMTGPVAAGNDRISDLRPRELIVVVPLMALLFILGVYPKPVLDIINPAVDHTMITIGQHDPAPSVPRPVLGATPGTGEGPR; translated from the coding sequence GTGGTGAACGTTCCGTGGCTGAGCGTGCTGTGGCTGGTCCCGCTGGCCGGTTCGGTGCTGATCATCTTGATGCCGCCGGGGATGCGGCAGCTGGCGAAATGGACCGGCGTGGTGGTCAGCTTGGCGACGTTGGGGGTGGCAATCGTCGTCGCAGTCGGGTTCAGGACCGGGGGCGCACCGTACCAGTTCCTCGAAAAGCATGCCTGGATACCGTCTTTCGGCGCCGGTTACAACCTCGGTGTGGACGGCATCGCGGTGGTGCTGGTGCTGCTGACCGCCATTCTGATTCCGCTGTTGCTGGTGGCGGGTTGGAATGACGGAGGAGAGCGCACCCGGGGTGTGCACGCCTACGTCGCGCTGACACTCGCCATCGAATCGATGGTGCTGATCTCGGTGATCGCACTCGATGTGCTGCTGTTCTACGTCTTCTTCGAGGCCATGCTGATTCCGATGTACTTCCTGATCGGCGGCTTCGGGAAGGGCGCCGGCCGCTCAAGAGCCGCGGTGAAGTTCTTGCTCTACAACCTGTTCGGTGGCCTGATTATGTTGGCCGCGGTAATCGGCCTGTATGTGGTGACCGAGCAGCACGGCGGCGGCACCTTCGACTTCCGCGAAATCGTGACCGGCGTTTCCTCGGGCCGCTTCGCCGGCGTGGACCCCGCGGTGTTCAAGGCGCTGTTCCTGGGCTTCATGTTCGCGTTCGCCGTTAAGGCGCCGCTGTGGCCGTTCCACCGCTGGCTGCCTGATGCCTGCGTCGAGGCCACACCGGCCACCGCGGTGTTGATCACCGCGGTCATGGACAAGGTCGGCACCTTCGGCATGCTGCGCTACTGCCTACAGCTGTTCCCCGATGCCTCAACGTATTTCCGTCCGCTGATCGTCACGCTGGCCATCATCGGCGTGATCTACGGCGCGATCGTGGCGATCGGGCAGAAAGACATGATGCGGCTGATCGCCTACACCTCGATCTCCCACTTCGGCTTCATCATCGCCGGCATCTTCGTGATGACCAGCCAGGGGCAGAGCGGCTCGACGCTGTACATGCTCAACCACGGCCTGTCCACGGCGGCGGTGTTCCTGATCGCCGGCTTCTTGGTGAGCCGGCGCGGCAGCCGGGTGATTGCCGACTACGGCGGCGTGCAGAAGGTGGCCCCGATCCTGGCCGGCACCTTCCTGGTTTCGGCCATGGCGACGCTGTCGCTGCCCGGGCTCGCCCCGTTCATCAGCGAATTCCTAGTGCTGCTGGGCACTTTCAACCGGTACTGGCTGGCCGGGGCGTTCGGCGCCACTGCGCTGGTATTGGCGGCCATCTACATGCTGTGGCTTTACCAGCGCGTCATGACCGGACCGGTGGCCGCGGGTAACGACCGGATCAGCGATCTGCGGCCGCGCGAGCTGATCGTAGTCGTCCCGTTGATGGCGCTGCTGTTCATCCTCGGTGTCTATCCCAAGCCGGTGCTGGACATCATCAATCCCGCCGTGGACCACACCATGATCACCATCGGCCAGCATGACCCCGCGCCGAGCGTGCCCCGTCCGGTTTTGGGGGCGACCCCTGGTACAGGCGAAGGACCGCGATGA